The following proteins are encoded in a genomic region of Candidatus Diapherotrites archaeon:
- a CDS encoding ABC transporter permease, which yields MRLSDSFKLSVNSILHRRLRSWLTLLGIIIGVGAVVAIISIGEGAQASITSQLSSFGAGIITISPGEGGAQRFGGAFRMGGGGGFGGGMEHDTRTGTQASAKEPTLTKIDVAIVSANPNVLYVNEIVSGRSKLTFLSEQTNASLQGVNPNAWKQTSNPGLAEGRFLTSSDSSAIVIGNRIANDIFKQPVTVGRKVTLEDPDGNPQAFTVVGILKESGSAGIGASNSDSTVFMPYTSAWNMTDVNKDTFSSLQARVLDAETVDQTTEELTAALQISRRVTAENQDFSITSAQAIKEQVSSITQSLTLFLGAIAAIALLVGAIGVANSMFTSVLEKTKLIGILKALGSTDNEIVMLFIIESGLFGLLGGIMGVVLGAFASIGIASMGGLSLPIARGGTTSLITPQLVIIAVVLSTVIGIVAGAMPARSAAKLKPVDALRYE from the coding sequence ATGAGGCTGTCCGACTCGTTTAAGCTGTCCGTCAACAGCATACTGCACAGGAGACTCAGGAGCTGGCTTACGCTTCTTGGCATAATAATCGGGGTTGGGGCGGTCGTAGCAATCATTTCAATCGGCGAAGGGGCGCAGGCAAGCATAACCTCCCAGCTTTCATCGTTCGGGGCCGGCATAATAACAATCAGCCCCGGCGAAGGAGGGGCACAGCGGTTTGGGGGTGCATTCCGCATGGGCGGAGGAGGAGGCTTTGGCGGCGGAATGGAGCATGACACAAGAACAGGAACCCAGGCAAGCGCAAAAGAGCCCACGCTTACAAAAATAGACGTTGCAATCGTTTCCGCGAACCCGAACGTGCTTTACGTCAATGAAATCGTTTCCGGCAGGTCCAAGCTCACGTTTCTTTCAGAACAGACAAACGCAAGCCTTCAAGGCGTGAACCCCAATGCATGGAAGCAGACTTCAAATCCCGGGCTTGCGGAAGGCAGATTCCTTACATCAAGCGATTCCTCCGCAATCGTCATAGGAAACCGGATTGCAAATGACATTTTCAAGCAGCCAGTCACGGTCGGAAGGAAAGTCACGCTCGAAGACCCGGACGGAAACCCGCAGGCGTTCACGGTTGTAGGCATCCTAAAAGAATCGGGAAGCGCAGGAATCGGCGCGTCAAACAGCGATTCGACTGTCTTCATGCCATACACTTCGGCATGGAACATGACAGACGTTAACAAGGACACGTTCTCTTCACTGCAGGCCAGGGTTTTAGACGCGGAAACCGTCGACCAGACAACGGAGGAACTCACGGCAGCCCTGCAGATTTCAAGAAGGGTCACTGCAGAAAACCAGGACTTTTCAATCACTTCTGCACAGGCGATAAAAGAACAGGTCAGCAGCATAACCCAATCGCTCACGCTTTTCCTCGGCGCAATTGCCGCAATCGCACTGCTCGTCGGGGCAATCGGGGTCGCAAACAGCATGTTCACTTCCGTGCTTGAAAAAACAAAACTCATAGGCATATTGAAGGCGCTCGGCTCGACGGACAACGAAATAGTCATGCTGTTCATAATAGAATCCGGCCTGTTCGGCCTCTTAGGCGGAATAATGGGCGTGGTGCTGGGCGCATTCGCTTCAATCGGAATCGCAAGCATGGGCGGGCTATCCCTGCCGATTGCACGCGGCGGGACGACAAGCCTCATAACGCCCCAGCTAGTCATAATCGCGGTCGTGCTGTCAACAGTCATCGGCATCGTCGCGGGCGCCATGCCGGCAAGGTCGGCGGCCAAACTCAAGCCGGTCGACGCGCTGAGATACGAATGA
- the leuB gene encoding 3-isopropylmalate dehydrogenase, whose amino-acid sequence MAKFKIAVLSGDGIGPEIMGQGVAVLQRVGEKFGHDFLFTHALVGGCAYDAVGHPLPKETLKVCEKSDSIFFGAVGGPKWENLPAELTPERGALLPLRKHFDLFANLRPAVIYGPLAGSSPIKPEIVGDSLDILIVRELTGGIYFGRKGKGRDWASDEMKYSKKEIERIAKVAFEAALKRGKRVCSVDKANVLDTSKFWRKTISDYAKKYPSVELSHMYVDNCAMQLVRNPKQFDVIVTENMFGDILSDEASVITGSIGMLASASLNEKNFGLFEPIHGSAPDIAGQNKANPIAQILSGAMMLRYAFGLQAEAQAIENAVVKALEKGYRTADLAGSALGVKISGTNEMGEAIVKEI is encoded by the coding sequence ATGGCAAAGTTCAAGATCGCGGTTTTGTCCGGCGACGGCATAGGGCCTGAAATAATGGGCCAGGGCGTTGCAGTGCTGCAGCGCGTCGGTGAAAAGTTCGGCCACGATTTTTTGTTCACGCACGCGCTTGTAGGCGGCTGCGCTTACGATGCAGTCGGGCATCCACTGCCTAAGGAAACCTTGAAGGTCTGCGAGAAAAGCGATTCGATTTTTTTCGGCGCCGTCGGCGGGCCGAAATGGGAAAACTTGCCCGCAGAATTGACGCCGGAGCGCGGCGCATTGCTTCCGTTGCGCAAGCATTTTGACCTGTTCGCAAACCTGCGCCCGGCAGTCATTTACGGTCCACTGGCAGGCTCTTCCCCAATAAAGCCGGAAATAGTAGGCGATTCTCTTGACATTCTCATAGTGCGCGAGCTTACCGGCGGAATTTATTTTGGCAGGAAAGGCAAGGGCAGGGACTGGGCGAGCGACGAAATGAAATATTCGAAAAAGGAAATCGAAAGGATTGCGAAAGTGGCGTTCGAGGCCGCCTTGAAGCGCGGAAAGCGCGTTTGCAGCGTTGACAAGGCAAATGTTTTGGACACCAGCAAGTTCTGGCGCAAGACAATTTCGGATTACGCGAAAAAATATCCGTCCGTCGAGTTGTCGCACATGTACGTTGACAACTGCGCAATGCAGCTTGTCCGCAATCCCAAACAGTTTGACGTGATCGTCACGGAAAACATGTTCGGCGACATTTTAAGCGACGAGGCGAGCGTCATAACCGGAAGCATCGGCATGCTCGCATCCGCGTCGTTGAACGAAAAGAATTTCGGCTTGTTCGAGCCGATTCACGGAAGCGCGCCCGACATTGCCGGGCAGAACAAGGCGAATCCGATTGCGCAGATCCTTTCAGGCGCAATGATGCTCCGGTATGCGTTCGGCTTGCAGGCGGAAGCGCAGGCGATTGAAAACGCGGTCGTCAAGGCGCTTGAGAAGGGCTATCGTACAGCGGACCTTGCCGGAAGCGCGCTGGGCGTGAAGATTTCCGGCACGAACGAAATGGGCGAAGCGATAGTAAAGGAAATCTGA